A genomic region of Rhizomicrobium sp. contains the following coding sequences:
- a CDS encoding amidohydrolase family protein, producing the protein MPKMPTRPRNTLPPLACDGHTHVFGPFDGFPLMLPSSYPPPDAPVERHLKMLDTIGAARGVIVQPAPYSTDTRLMVHALKAAKGRLRGIAIATPAIADAALRELDEAGVRGLRFVDMLDLQGNKFSGAVSARELTHLAPRMKALGWHAELWANLDDHLALLPDLIPHGIAIVLDHLACLDVSRGVGDPSFQSLLRHVRVGDVYVKLTLCRRSNQYPSYAELKPFHDALVAANPDRLLWGSDWPYVAMGDSAPDVGVMVDLVHDWVPDAAIRRKIFVDNPARVYAF; encoded by the coding sequence ATGCCGAAAATGCCTACGCGGCCCCGCAACACGCTGCCGCCTTTGGCCTGCGACGGGCACACGCATGTCTTCGGCCCGTTCGACGGCTTTCCCCTGATGCTTCCGTCGAGCTACCCGCCGCCGGACGCACCGGTCGAGCGGCATCTGAAGATGCTGGATACGATCGGCGCGGCGCGCGGCGTCATCGTGCAGCCCGCGCCCTACAGCACCGATACGCGTCTGATGGTGCATGCGCTGAAGGCGGCCAAGGGCCGTCTGCGGGGCATTGCCATCGCCACACCGGCGATCGCCGATGCCGCTTTACGCGAACTCGACGAGGCGGGCGTGCGCGGCCTGCGCTTCGTCGACATGCTAGACCTTCAGGGCAACAAATTTTCGGGCGCGGTTTCGGCGCGCGAACTCACGCATCTCGCCCCGCGCATGAAGGCGCTGGGCTGGCATGCCGAACTCTGGGCGAATCTGGACGACCACCTGGCCCTGCTACCCGATCTCATTCCGCACGGCATCGCCATCGTGCTCGATCACCTAGCCTGTCTCGATGTTTCCCGCGGCGTCGGCGATCCGTCGTTCCAGTCGCTGCTGCGCCATGTCCGCGTCGGCGATGTCTATGTGAAGCTCACGCTCTGCCGCCGCTCGAACCAGTATCCGTCTTATGCGGAGCTGAAGCCGTTCCACGATGCGCTGGTCGCGGCCAATCCCGACCGGCTGCTCTGGGGGTCGGACTGGCCCTATGTCGCCATGGGCGACAGCGCCCCCGATGTCGGGGTCATGGTCGATCTGGTGCATGACTGGGTGCCCGACGCCGCCATTCGCCGGAAGATATTCGTCGACAATCCGGCGCGGGTTTACGCCTTCTGA
- a CDS encoding glutathione S-transferase → MKLYWASRSPFVRKVMILAHETGQAERLTLASTAVSMTKANEVLLNDNPLSKIPTLVLDDGRPLYDSRLICEYLDALHGQRKFFPEAGEARWDALRRQALGDGLMDALILWRQERLKTLERQTPELLTAFALKVATALDQLEEQAEALAEAPFDIGSVTLGCMLSYIDFRFADLSWRSDRPLLAAWHEGFESRPSVRATRPDPVVS, encoded by the coding sequence ATGAAGCTTTATTGGGCATCGCGGTCTCCGTTCGTGCGCAAGGTCATGATCCTGGCGCATGAAACCGGCCAGGCCGAGCGCCTGACGCTGGCCAGCACCGCCGTCTCGATGACAAAAGCCAATGAGGTGCTGCTGAACGACAACCCGCTCAGCAAGATTCCCACGCTTGTGCTCGACGACGGCCGTCCGCTCTACGACTCGCGGCTGATCTGCGAATATCTCGACGCCCTTCACGGCCAGCGCAAATTCTTTCCCGAGGCCGGCGAGGCGCGCTGGGACGCGCTGCGCCGCCAGGCTCTGGGCGACGGGCTGATGGATGCGCTCATCTTGTGGCGGCAGGAGCGACTGAAGACGCTGGAACGGCAGACGCCGGAATTGCTGACGGCGTTCGCGCTCAAGGTCGCGACGGCCCTCGATCAGCTGGAAGAACAGGCCGAGGCGCTTGCCGAAGCACCGTTCGACATCGGCAGCGTCACGCTCGGCTGCATGCTCTCTTATATCGATTTTCGCTTCGCCGATCTTTCCTGGCGCAGCGACCGGCCGCTTCTGGCCGCCTGGCATGAAGGCTTTGAGAGCCGGCCGTCGGTCCGCGCCACCAGGCCCGATCCCGTCGTTTCCTGA
- a CDS encoding aldehyde dehydrogenase family protein: MKQYGHFIDGKTVAVASKAFREWSAVNPQRRARVMFNFKAMVEKNMDELARLLSSEHGKVVAEVPVPLAYHTFGGWKRSAFGDVNQHGPEGVRFYTRVETVTARWPKGGVRENASFVIPTMK; the protein is encoded by the coding sequence ATGAAACAATACGGCCATTTCATCGACGGCAAGACCGTCGCGGTCGCGTCCAAGGCGTTCCGCGAATGGTCCGCCGTCAATCCCCAGCGCCGCGCCCGGGTGATGTTCAATTTCAAGGCGATGGTCGAGAAGAACATGGACGAGCTGGCGCGCCTGCTGTCGTCCGAGCACGGCAAGGTCGTCGCCGAAGTCCCGGTGCCGCTGGCCTATCACACGTTCGGCGGCTGGAAGCGCTCGGCGTTCGGCGACGTGAATCAGCACGGCCCGGAGGGCGTGCGGTTCTATACACGCGTCGAGACGGTGACGGCGCGCTGGCCCAAAGGCGGCGTGCGCGAAAACGCCAGCTTCGTAATTCCGACGATGAAATGA
- a CDS encoding fumarylacetoacetate hydrolase family protein, with amino-acid sequence MKLATFLSPSGARRIGAVDVAKDRVLDLAGAAKILKGDGDVFASMIDLIESGDAGFAEAKRVAEEWPQGASLPLTGLDLLAPLPRPVSLRDCLVFQQHMINGAERLSRISGHPPVPITPLWFERPTYYKGNRMSVIGSGADIIWPRYSEQMDFELELACIVGRGGKDISRAEGLDHIFGFTIFNDVSARDTQAKEKIFSQGPTKGKDFDTGNVLGPWITTRDEIGDPQDLDMEVRINGERWGGGNSSDMYHSFAAIIAFISIEETLYPGEVIGSGTVGTGCGLEFDRFLKPNDTIELEIEKIGILRNRIVRRHA; translated from the coding sequence ATGAAACTCGCCACCTTCCTGTCGCCATCGGGCGCCCGGCGCATCGGCGCGGTGGACGTCGCGAAGGATCGCGTCCTGGACCTTGCGGGCGCGGCGAAAATCCTCAAGGGCGATGGGGATGTCTTTGCCAGCATGATCGACCTGATCGAATCCGGCGACGCGGGCTTCGCCGAGGCCAAGCGTGTTGCCGAAGAATGGCCGCAAGGGGCAAGCCTGCCGCTGACCGGCCTCGATCTACTTGCGCCGTTGCCGCGTCCGGTCTCGCTGCGCGACTGCCTGGTGTTCCAGCAGCACATGATCAACGGCGCCGAGCGGCTCTCCCGGATTTCCGGGCACCCGCCGGTGCCGATCACGCCGCTCTGGTTCGAGCGACCGACCTATTACAAGGGCAACCGGATGAGCGTGATTGGAAGCGGCGCTGACATTATCTGGCCGCGCTATTCCGAGCAGATGGATTTCGAGCTCGAACTCGCCTGCATCGTCGGACGCGGCGGCAAGGACATATCGCGCGCCGAAGGGCTGGATCACATTTTCGGCTTTACCATTTTCAACGACGTCTCTGCGCGCGACACCCAGGCCAAGGAAAAAATCTTCAGCCAGGGCCCGACCAAGGGCAAGGATTTCGATACCGGCAACGTCCTCGGACCGTGGATCACGACGCGGGACGAAATCGGCGACCCACAGGATCTGGACATGGAAGTGCGGATCAATGGCGAGCGCTGGGGCGGCGGGAATTCGTCCGATATGTATCATTCCTTCGCCGCCATCATCGCCTTTATCTCGATCGAGGAAACCCTGTATCCCGGCGAAGTCATCGGCAGCGGAACTGTCGGCACCGGCTGCGGCCTGGAATTCGACCGCTTTCTCAAGCCGAACGACACGATCGAATTGGAAATTGAGAAGATCGGCATCTTGCGCAACCGCATCGTGCGCCGGCACGCCTGA